In a genomic window of Leptospira bandrabouensis:
- a CDS encoding SpoIIE family protein phosphatase yields KLEYMVILLLIPFMYHFLRTLFEERYSIVGKIFDGLQFGFFLFFAFTSNIEFFSYLLTTFVQPTWVVYIILIFVILFGNLKKKERRAVYITIGITIVLIAAVIDTATNRNYWVFPRIMGYAFLVFNISLAIILANSFVKLNEEVEDLNKNLEKKVEDRTDALNESLNQLQILKEKQDGDYFLTSLLIHPLARIENKIPEIKIETYVNQKKKFQFRGKDGEIGGDICIVGTVHLESGDYTVFANGDAMGKSIQGAGGALVLGVVFQAVLSRAKSSYTKSRPPELWLKDLYVELQSVFVSFDGSMLSSVVLGMVSKDGFVYYVNAEHPWSILYRDGVASFIETELSMRKLGFPKNDHYFQIKTFTLEAGDILLIGSDGRDDIVLPSDNYLQRSINEDETLILRLVERSESILNRLVEEIELSGEITDDLSFLRIEFLPKKSRMSFPEEVRTEYFEIKSKSKQGNFFEALDKLLPLLEKYPHPSFYVLAGKLYYQLKQWPEAVTYFKLAAKENPTREEYLYMTAKTLVKNGKILEAVIWCERLFLRNKLHKQNTKLFMYLLDRTNNVDKKEFYLEFINHEQNTV; encoded by the coding sequence AAATTGGAATACATGGTGATTTTACTCCTCATTCCATTTATGTATCATTTTCTTAGAACTTTATTTGAAGAAAGATATAGTATCGTTGGAAAAATTTTCGATGGATTGCAGTTCGGATTTTTTCTATTCTTCGCCTTCACAAGTAATATTGAATTTTTTAGTTATTTGCTTACTACTTTTGTCCAACCAACATGGGTTGTTTATATAATTTTAATTTTTGTAATTCTATTTGGAAATTTAAAGAAAAAAGAAAGACGAGCCGTATACATTACCATCGGCATAACTATTGTTCTCATTGCAGCAGTAATAGATACTGCTACCAACCGTAACTACTGGGTTTTTCCACGCATTATGGGTTATGCATTTCTTGTATTTAACATTTCTCTTGCGATCATCCTTGCAAATTCCTTTGTTAAATTAAATGAGGAAGTGGAAGATTTAAATAAAAACTTAGAGAAAAAAGTAGAAGATCGAACTGACGCTTTAAACGAATCACTAAACCAATTACAAATTTTAAAAGAAAAACAAGATGGGGATTATTTTTTAACATCACTTCTCATTCATCCACTCGCTCGTATTGAAAATAAAATCCCTGAAATAAAAATTGAAACCTATGTAAACCAAAAGAAAAAATTCCAATTCAGAGGAAAAGACGGAGAGATCGGCGGTGATATTTGTATTGTAGGAACAGTTCACTTAGAATCAGGTGATTATACTGTTTTTGCCAATGGAGATGCAATGGGCAAATCCATCCAAGGTGCCGGTGGCGCTCTCGTTTTAGGTGTTGTTTTCCAAGCAGTACTTTCTCGCGCAAAATCAAGTTACACAAAATCAAGACCACCTGAACTTTGGTTAAAAGATCTTTATGTAGAACTACAATCTGTTTTCGTAAGTTTTGATGGCTCTATGTTATCGAGTGTAGTCCTTGGTATGGTTTCCAAAGATGGATTCGTATATTATGTGAATGCAGAACACCCTTGGAGCATCCTTTACCGAGATGGAGTTGCCTCGTTTATTGAAACAGAACTTTCTATGAGAAAACTGGGATTTCCCAAAAATGATCACTATTTCCAAATCAAAACATTTACTTTAGAAGCCGGTGATATACTGCTCATTGGTTCCGATGGAAGAGATGATATTGTTCTACCTTCTGATAACTATTTACAGAGATCCATCAATGAAGATGAAACTTTAATTTTACGTTTGGTTGAACGTTCTGAATCTATTTTAAATCGTTTAGTAGAAGAAATTGAATTAAGCGGTGAAATCACCGATGACCTTTCTTTTTTGAGAATTGAATTTTTACCAAAGAAGTCTAGGATGTCATTTCCGGAAGAAGTTAGGACAGAATACTTTGAAATTAAATCCAAGTCCAAACAAGGAAACTTTTTTGAAGCCTTAGACAAACTTCTTCCCTTACTTGAAAAATACCCCCATCCTTCCTTTTATGTTTTAGCAGGCAAATTGTATTACCAATTGAAACAATGGCCAGAAGCAGTTACATACTTCAAACTAGCTGCAAAAGAAAATCCAACTCGAGAAGAATATCTTTATATGACCGCCAAAACATTGGTGAAAAACGGGAAAATTTTGGAAGCAGTGATTTGGTGTGAAAGGCTTTTTTTAAGAAACAAACTCCACAAGCAGAATACAAAACTATTTATGTATCTGCTTGATAGAACAAACAATGTAGATAAAAAAGAATTTTATTTAGAATTTATCAACCACGAACAAAATACAGTATAA
- a CDS encoding undecaprenyl-diphosphate phosphatase yields MDNTLNAFLRGIIEAATEFLPVSSTGHLFLFSYFFPFKNLTVDHEAFEDLFDIFIQTGAILSVVVLYFQVLWKHTKSASLYLFKKSSDHSGFHFYRNLTVGILPILILGFVFKNSLDQIKMRPDLLLILGLSWFVGGLVMVFVEIKHYDEGDGKIIGIKESIIVGFLQCFALIPGVSRSAATIITARTLGVSKKDSAEFSFFLAIPVLTLAGVYKLYKHRAILNSETIGLLLFGSIVSFVICYFIIRLFMAFLRRRSFLSFGIYRIILGILVILYFVRG; encoded by the coding sequence ATGGACAATACTTTAAACGCGTTTCTCCGTGGCATCATCGAAGCTGCCACGGAATTCCTACCAGTTTCTTCAACAGGACATCTTTTCCTTTTTAGTTATTTTTTCCCTTTCAAAAATCTGACAGTAGATCATGAAGCTTTTGAAGATTTGTTTGATATTTTTATTCAAACAGGAGCTATTTTATCAGTTGTCGTTTTGTACTTCCAAGTATTATGGAAACATACAAAATCCGCATCTTTGTATTTATTCAAAAAGTCATCTGACCATTCAGGGTTTCATTTTTACCGAAATTTAACTGTGGGCATTTTACCAATTTTAATTTTGGGTTTTGTTTTTAAAAATTCCTTAGATCAAATTAAAATGAGACCCGATTTACTGCTTATCCTTGGGCTTTCCTGGTTTGTGGGAGGACTTGTTATGGTGTTTGTAGAAATCAAACATTATGATGAGGGAGATGGCAAAATCATAGGAATAAAAGAATCTATCATTGTCGGTTTTTTGCAATGTTTTGCTTTGATTCCTGGAGTTTCAAGATCAGCTGCTACCATCATTACCGCAAGGACTCTTGGTGTTTCTAAAAAAGATTCCGCTGAGTTTTCGTTTTTTTTGGCAATCCCTGTGTTAACTCTAGCAGGTGTTTACAAACTTTATAAACACCGAGCTATTTTAAATTCAGAAACTATTGGCCTTCTTTTGTTTGGAAGTATCGTTTCTTTTGTCATCTGCTACTTCATCATTCGATTGTTTATGGCGTTTTTACGTAGAAGGAGTTTTTTATCCTTTGGAATTTATCGTATTATACTTGGAATCCTAGTTATACTGTATTTTGTTCGTGGTTGA
- a CDS encoding lipoprotein LipL31 — translation MNKILPLFVFLASLFLVQCSDSSPVIETLDNHKITVKDFEAAYDTALDSISRLQNIEKKTLLEFIEKDINEVPQNFQDLNYQLQKKNFYQTYRQMIMTRLVAEKNGYISRPDVAEVIKQVEMQTIAQMYVSEQVEKKIQITDEQAKAECERLRGLDRNIANLTIDKCLTFAKAQLKQLQTREQLPLVVERIKEEVTIKRNDKFDLDAYLAPKKKVEEPSNQPK, via the coding sequence ATGAATAAAATCCTTCCTTTGTTTGTTTTTTTGGCATCCCTTTTTCTCGTTCAGTGTTCGGACTCATCTCCGGTCATCGAAACTTTGGATAACCATAAAATTACCGTAAAAGACTTTGAAGCAGCTTACGATACGGCTCTTGATTCCATCAGCCGATTACAAAATATCGAAAAGAAAACCCTTTTGGAATTCATCGAAAAAGACATCAACGAAGTACCACAAAATTTCCAAGATTTGAACTACCAACTCCAAAAGAAAAATTTCTACCAAACTTATCGCCAGATGATTATGACTCGTCTAGTGGCTGAAAAAAACGGTTATATTTCTCGTCCGGATGTTGCAGAAGTAATCAAACAAGTGGAGATGCAAACCATTGCTCAAATGTATGTATCTGAGCAAGTGGAAAAGAAAATCCAAATTACTGATGAACAAGCAAAAGCAGAATGCGAAAGACTCCGTGGTTTGGATCGGAATATTGCAAACCTAACTATTGATAAGTGCCTTACTTTTGCAAAAGCACAACTTAAACAACTTCAAACAAGAGAACAACTTCCTCTAGTAGTGGAAAGAATTAAGGAAGAAGTGACAATCAAACGTAACGATAAATTTGATTTGGATGCATACCTTGCTCCAAAGAAAAAAGTGGAAGAACCATCCAACCAACCAAAATAA
- the panC gene encoding pantoate--beta-alanine ligase: protein MIVVSKIDELKNQIYDWKKQGKTIGFCPTMGSLHQGHMDLVQTSKSKTDKTIVSIFINPTQFNDPKDFEKYPVNTENDLLLCEKNGADMVFLPDVKTMYPETKTPIQISIPKLQEHLCGRTRPGHFEGVLQIVTKLFHLTEPSKAFFGLKDYQQFRVISAMVENLNFPLEVVGVPTRRETDGLAMSSRNVRLSPKERETASLIPRMFALAKKTILSGEKDIKLWKEILRDFLLTGSSLRIDYLEVVDPIDLQPKDKLEGQVLLAVAVFVGEVRLIDNQTIEIPS from the coding sequence ATGATCGTAGTTTCAAAAATAGATGAATTAAAGAATCAGATTTACGATTGGAAAAAACAAGGGAAAACAATTGGTTTTTGTCCCACGATGGGTAGTTTGCATCAAGGTCATATGGACCTGGTTCAAACGTCGAAATCGAAAACTGATAAAACTATAGTATCTATTTTTATAAATCCTACGCAGTTTAATGATCCAAAAGATTTTGAAAAATATCCTGTAAATACGGAAAACGATCTTTTGTTATGCGAAAAAAATGGTGCTGATATGGTATTTTTACCAGATGTTAAAACCATGTACCCAGAAACAAAAACTCCGATCCAAATAAGCATTCCAAAATTACAGGAACATCTTTGTGGAAGGACAAGACCGGGTCATTTTGAAGGGGTTTTACAAATTGTAACAAAACTTTTTCACTTAACAGAACCTTCTAAGGCTTTTTTTGGTTTAAAGGATTACCAACAATTTCGTGTGATTTCAGCCATGGTGGAAAACTTAAATTTCCCGTTGGAAGTGGTAGGTGTTCCCACACGTAGAGAAACAGATGGTTTGGCAATGAGTTCACGTAACGTTCGTTTATCGCCTAAGGAAAGAGAAACTGCCAGTTTAATTCCTCGTATGTTTGCCCTTGCTAAAAAAACAATTCTTTCTGGAGAAAAAGATATCAAACTTTGGAAAGAAATACTTCGCGATTTTTTACTGACTGGTTCCTCACTCCGAATTGATTATTTAGAAGTGGTAGATCCAATTGATTTACAACCAAAAGATAAATTAGAAGGTCAAGTTTTACTAGCTGTAGCCGTATTTGTGGGTGAAGTCAGACTCATTGACAATCAAACAATCGAAATTCCTAGTTAA
- the hisD gene encoding histidinol dehydrogenase, with translation MSIPILNCDRNSRDQLDRFLLDAKEDLSVATEKILPILDAVRTRGDKALIEYTEKFDGITLSSVTLDPHSIQTNLDPKIKEAFLRAKKNIETFHEAQKRESWSKTIDGNRLGVKYTPIPSLSVYAPGGKALYPSSVLMGVIPAKIAGVKNIQLVTPPQKEGLPEILIWLSQILGVNRIVTVGGAQGIAACAYGTESIPKSEFIVGPGNAYVAAAKSYLAGKGIIGIDSPAGPSEVCIIADASANPKWVACDMLSQAEHGEDSSAILLTTDKNFAVKVSEELEKAFIERPKRLEMKQNSIYKNSAIIIFPSLEDCIWFSNELAPEHLEIQTKTNEEVFSKIEHAGSVFLGPYSPVAMGDYISGTNHILPTARGSRIYSSLGVDTFLKRVTFQEVTKESLESLYPFVKLMSELEGLDEEHGTSVKIRTEESL, from the coding sequence ATGTCGATTCCCATTTTAAACTGTGACAGAAATTCACGGGACCAATTGGATCGTTTTCTTTTGGATGCCAAGGAAGACTTAAGTGTTGCTACAGAAAAAATCCTACCTATTTTGGATGCTGTCAGAACAAGAGGGGACAAAGCCCTCATCGAATACACCGAAAAATTTGACGGAATCACCTTAAGCTCTGTCACTTTGGATCCGCATTCTATCCAAACCAATTTAGATCCGAAAATCAAAGAAGCCTTTCTTCGAGCCAAAAAAAATATCGAAACCTTTCATGAAGCCCAAAAACGAGAATCCTGGTCTAAAACCATCGATGGAAACAGGTTAGGTGTAAAATACACTCCGATTCCTTCGCTTTCAGTCTATGCACCTGGGGGAAAGGCTTTGTATCCTTCCAGTGTTCTTATGGGAGTCATTCCCGCAAAAATAGCGGGTGTTAAAAATATCCAACTCGTGACTCCTCCTCAAAAAGAGGGACTCCCTGAAATTCTCATTTGGCTCTCACAAATTCTAGGTGTAAATCGCATTGTCACCGTCGGGGGTGCCCAAGGAATCGCAGCCTGTGCTTATGGCACAGAATCCATCCCTAAATCCGAGTTTATCGTTGGTCCTGGGAATGCCTATGTAGCTGCCGCCAAATCCTACTTAGCTGGTAAAGGAATTATCGGTATTGATAGCCCTGCAGGTCCCAGTGAAGTTTGTATCATTGCTGATGCTTCAGCCAATCCTAAATGGGTCGCCTGTGATATGTTATCGCAAGCAGAACACGGAGAGGATTCCTCTGCAATTTTACTGACAACAGATAAAAATTTTGCAGTAAAAGTCAGTGAAGAATTGGAAAAAGCATTTATCGAACGGCCAAAACGTTTAGAAATGAAACAAAATTCCATTTATAAAAATTCTGCCATTATCATTTTTCCAAGTTTAGAAGATTGTATTTGGTTTTCGAATGAACTAGCTCCAGAACATTTAGAAATCCAAACTAAAACCAATGAAGAAGTATTTTCCAAAATAGAACATGCTGGAAGCGTATTCCTCGGACCATATTCTCCTGTTGCCATGGGAGATTACATTAGTGGAACCAACCATATTCTTCCTACAGCCAGAGGGAGTCGAATTTACTCTTCGTTAGGTGTGGATACCTTTTTAAAACGAGTTACCTTCCAAGAAGTGACTAAAGAATCTTTAGAGTCACTATATCCATTTGTAAAGTTAATGTCTGAATTAGAAGGTTTGGATGAAGAACATGGAACCAGTGTGAAAATTCGAACTGAGGAATCTTTATGA
- a CDS encoding LIC11435 family protein, with protein MWNKFLLYLIIFSVSLTSLFGQTKENAEESSQYQLRWMEVEGATGYVLEIKNSSGYLVLSERVNGTSYDLVNYTSGIYEHRVAVVNKLGKVGSYSDWVRFEVVVSKVPTLTKDSIYSVSKEEKEKVFLLEGRDFIHPMKVYLVTGGKKILAKRVVIESDSVAKATFAIDADTNTGIYDLVLENPRNKVLTAKQRVVLSDSKEKAARFASRQERIIRKEIPEDYYETPYFSTLWRSTVLPGWGQKYIDGKKWKVYVYPLVAISAAAVYANSYNKFLSARSDYQSAVLFGALLVDQPDSQGLWIINRSNAEAKFNAAKTELGVIQVGAGILGAFLLYNMVDSYFSAKRNVANLESGFPLGESNKRVQATVVSESGWNQSKFSYEYGSRYQIEFSSRF; from the coding sequence ATGTGGAATAAATTTCTTTTATACTTAATAATTTTTTCTGTTTCATTGACTTCGCTTTTTGGGCAAACCAAGGAGAACGCCGAAGAATCAAGCCAATACCAATTACGTTGGATGGAAGTGGAAGGTGCCACAGGTTACGTTTTAGAAATCAAAAATTCCAGTGGATATTTGGTGTTATCAGAAAGGGTCAATGGAACCAGTTATGATTTAGTCAATTATACTTCTGGGATTTATGAACACAGGGTGGCTGTTGTCAATAAACTTGGGAAGGTTGGAAGTTATTCTGATTGGGTAAGGTTTGAAGTGGTTGTATCAAAAGTTCCTACTCTAACCAAAGACTCGATTTATTCTGTATCGAAAGAAGAAAAAGAAAAAGTTTTTTTACTGGAAGGAAGAGACTTTATCCATCCTATGAAAGTTTACCTTGTGACTGGGGGAAAAAAAATCTTAGCCAAAAGAGTTGTCATCGAATCTGATTCGGTGGCAAAAGCTACCTTTGCGATAGATGCAGATACCAATACAGGAATTTATGATTTGGTTTTAGAGAATCCCAGAAACAAAGTGTTAACAGCAAAACAAAGAGTCGTTCTATCAGACTCAAAAGAAAAGGCTGCACGTTTTGCTTCCAGACAAGAACGCATCATTCGTAAGGAAATTCCAGAAGATTATTACGAAACTCCTTATTTTTCTACTCTTTGGCGTTCAACTGTTTTGCCTGGTTGGGGACAGAAATACATTGATGGAAAAAAATGGAAGGTCTACGTTTACCCATTAGTGGCAATCTCTGCTGCGGCGGTATATGCTAATTCATACAACAAGTTTTTAAGTGCCAGGTCCGATTACCAATCGGCAGTTCTCTTCGGTGCCTTACTTGTGGACCAACCCGATTCGCAAGGATTATGGATCATCAATCGAAGCAATGCAGAAGCTAAATTTAATGCCGCAAAAACAGAGTTAGGTGTGATTCAGGTTGGTGCAGGAATTTTAGGCGCGTTTTTACTCTACAATATGGTAGATTCGTATTTTTCTGCAAAACGAAATGTGGCAAATTTAGAATCTGGATTCCCTTTGGGAGAATCAAACAAACGAGTGCAAGCAACAGTTGTTTCTGAATCGGGTTGGAACCAATCAAAATTTTCCTATGAATATGGATCAAGGTATCAAATCGAATTCTCTTCCCGTTTCTGA
- a CDS encoding FecR domain-containing protein: MRWLNDTRFVVSALLLLILVFSYFLYRNLNDRFIDTSSPTIGVITFKNKTVLRKYNDAVVWDLIESKTEVKNRDTIRTEGLSDAILTLNDGTKINISENSMILLDISDKNININFAYGSFEAAREGTISGDMKMNIQAGDKTVQVASGDIKLDKTKSELNIKVDQGEAKLTSNGKEETIAKDQIANVTESGVKVGKPVYRLTTPEDRKNILSESGQEKIQFSISGWKSDSTKTSNPILEISLFPDFSKSLIKEKLTAASISKKLATGSYYWRVSYEDPSSKTKQTTEVFQFRILNDPGLKVMSPKPGEVFSYTQETPVVRFVWNPLDLYSSYTVQIARDSSFSEGLISKQTQNQSLAFDSLKEGTYFAKIQARSNLPGILEKTSNVVSFQITKKTNLSPPELLEPIRGKTFSLEQTKSQVFFSWKDEKDFSGYEWELSSDSNFQTKLKTDSTKNNFLKLSSDLGVGVYFWRVKGLTSSGSSLESKPSSFSVIAKEEMELIAPANGAEVEVDERSVVILKWKKLSGKANYEIEIARDSDFKPLLTKETVSNNYFEFKSKDLGRFYWRVKPVDGENDYSAVRNFQMQTNREAPSLVSPARNETIDLFTKNSILFTWKPVEKASGYRLQIIDISGIREKQILNERISSAKLLFSDIQKLNVGRYRWEVAALYKQTDGTEKESAYNKQDFFISVPELKVPKILTPGKIYVE, from the coding sequence ATGAGATGGTTAAACGATACAAGATTTGTAGTTTCTGCACTTTTGTTACTGATTCTTGTATTCTCATACTTTCTCTATAGAAACTTAAATGATAGATTCATCGATACTTCGAGTCCTACCATTGGTGTAATCACTTTCAAAAACAAAACTGTACTTAGAAAGTATAATGATGCTGTTGTTTGGGATTTAATTGAATCAAAAACGGAAGTCAAAAATAGAGATACCATTAGAACTGAAGGTTTGTCTGATGCAATCCTAACTTTAAATGATGGTACTAAAATCAATATATCAGAAAATTCGATGATCCTACTTGATATTTCTGATAAAAATATCAATATCAATTTTGCTTATGGATCATTTGAGGCGGCAAGAGAAGGAACCATCTCAGGTGATATGAAGATGAATATCCAAGCTGGTGATAAAACTGTGCAAGTGGCCAGTGGAGATATAAAACTTGATAAAACAAAATCAGAATTAAACATTAAGGTTGACCAAGGGGAAGCAAAACTAACTTCCAATGGAAAAGAAGAAACAATTGCCAAAGACCAAATCGCAAATGTAACAGAGTCAGGTGTAAAGGTAGGAAAACCAGTTTACCGTTTGACAACACCGGAAGACAGGAAAAATATTCTTTCTGAATCTGGCCAAGAAAAAATACAATTTTCCATTTCTGGTTGGAAGTCTGATTCCACAAAGACTTCAAATCCAATATTAGAAATTTCCCTTTTTCCTGATTTTTCAAAATCTCTCATCAAAGAAAAACTAACAGCGGCTAGTATTTCAAAAAAACTGGCAACGGGTTCTTATTATTGGAGAGTCTCTTATGAAGATCCGAGTTCCAAAACAAAACAAACTACAGAGGTTTTTCAATTTCGAATTTTAAATGACCCCGGTCTTAAGGTGATGAGTCCAAAACCGGGTGAGGTATTCTCATATACGCAAGAAACACCCGTGGTGCGATTTGTTTGGAATCCCTTAGATTTATATTCTTCTTATACGGTTCAAATTGCCAGAGATTCTAGTTTTTCCGAAGGTTTGATTTCCAAACAAACTCAAAATCAATCCTTAGCGTTTGATTCTTTAAAGGAAGGTACTTATTTTGCCAAAATTCAAGCTAGATCCAATCTTCCAGGGATTTTAGAAAAAACTTCGAATGTGGTTAGTTTTCAAATTACAAAGAAAACAAACTTATCACCTCCCGAGTTATTAGAACCGATTCGTGGGAAAACTTTTTCTTTGGAACAAACTAAATCACAAGTTTTCTTTTCTTGGAAAGATGAAAAAGATTTTAGTGGTTATGAATGGGAGCTAAGTTCCGATTCCAATTTCCAAACAAAATTAAAAACAGATTCTACCAAAAATAATTTTTTAAAACTTTCCAGTGATTTGGGTGTGGGCGTTTACTTTTGGCGAGTAAAGGGACTTACTTCTAGTGGTTCCTCTTTGGAATCAAAACCAAGTTCATTTTCAGTCATTGCCAAAGAAGAAATGGAATTGATTGCGCCGGCGAATGGAGCTGAGGTGGAAGTAGATGAACGTTCTGTAGTAATTCTCAAATGGAAAAAGTTATCGGGTAAGGCAAATTATGAAATAGAAATTGCTCGAGATTCTGATTTTAAACCTCTACTTACAAAAGAAACGGTTTCTAATAACTACTTTGAATTTAAATCAAAAGATTTAGGACGTTTTTATTGGCGAGTCAAACCAGTAGATGGTGAGAATGATTATAGTGCGGTTCGTAATTTCCAAATGCAAACCAATCGGGAAGCGCCTAGTCTCGTCAGTCCAGCTCGCAATGAAACCATTGATTTGTTTACAAAAAATTCTATTCTTTTCACTTGGAAACCTGTTGAAAAAGCTTCGGGTTACCGCCTTCAGATCATCGATATTTCTGGAATACGGGAAAAACAAATTCTAAATGAAAGAATTAGTTCCGCAAAACTTCTGTTTAGTGACATTCAAAAACTAAATGTAGGAAGGTATCGTTGGGAAGTGGCTGCCTTATACAAACAAACTGACGGAACGGAAAAAGAATCTGCATATAATAAACAGGATTTTTTCATTTCGGTCCCTGAACTAAAAGTTCCCAAAATCCTTACTCCAGGAAAGATTTATGTGGAATAA